Proteins encoded together in one Anopheles darlingi chromosome 3, idAnoDarlMG_H_01, whole genome shotgun sequence window:
- the LOC125953849 gene encoding serine/arginine repetitive matrix protein 1, protein MMFTGTNQQQDSRFSDKEKKLLKQMKFSDNLNKRVDMSKVKLDVLRPWISQKITDMLNIEDDVIVEFVYNQLEEEKFPCPKKMQINLTGFLNGKNARVFMEDLWSLLLSAQESEAGIPAEFIQQKKEEILKREEEARLQQEEGGRGGGRRSRSRTRDKEDATGTGTAASGGVGGKSKPKNTVRQMYKPEPEDYVDEEEKMIEEFIEADVPKESKKPPAAPPVPTESGVKSSDPAKGAPASEKNSRDHSVARRKSVERGKSGERQDRNRRKSRDRSRSRNDRRGGSRDRRASSRDRRSSRDRRRSRSGGRRSPVDRARKRGSRSPRDRRANDRDGRRRSRSSSLSKKENSKNGNGNSAALSKLQSKLMNMAEGKKGQGKKGSPSHSSAGSRSRSRSGSVKPNNRKKPSVSRSRSGSKLRKSAKGRPGSRSHSSNDSSDSSSSSSEDEPKTKATGGGAKKRNGRSSRSRSHSRPNRRDTSRSGSSRSPSRGRKGSDDFEIQKKENSVQKKRHYRSNKDSSDSEAAEAHTAKGAPRRRPPDADNDSDRRKPMAGRGGGRERDRRSVSRGRGREDGPRGGRNARSRSRSRSRNRSRSPRRGRSRSPGRPIGRGNARDGNFNRHRSPPSRGGGGGPGRGQDNRDRDRDRDRERDREQRDRERERDRDRSGGGNAQNQRFGGGPSSPSRGRRPNSRERDRMQNERDRRTGDGGRNRDAANAPKWRRSADRGEQQRGHQQMGPPASNRYDERDHRNNREATGNRSSTGGQERDSVEQQHQQQQDRLNRSGSGSVRGGRKTSESPAGSTGSHRQSASRNSNTRESSDRLAEDAAAERQRSSTEHGSAERADDRRAGARKPHTQQPATASAAPVVASETKKLNDQIVPKETVSASSKRATAAVATNEDKRESKSSSGSTRSARYSSSLSRTPSPFLKPHEREASDLVASGPGQREEKTNVSAAAASASTATTAGSSVSQKAQKQPKAASTKQESAVSSGSEDEEEDDDSSGSESEDSRKAKKKLSRKDEDDRRQREAAALLAAAAARKAEKLKKRKADAKKQSGKRRSSSSSSSSSEEEDDDRNAKDGKSSDESDDSDRRKLKSKDRRPPKKATRKEEATKTGTAVEDHRSKSSNTATVAPAKESDVTARKVHRDSGSSTLAADSQPGKKRKHSTTVEVDESKAKQKESSSYLSSKAKSTASNSASSGVKPAGAIAEPESSSSSDSTERHRKKRRKEKKRPRDASEEGSSSDSESGSRRKKHKKHRKHSKKHKKHKKHKKSSKGGGGGGGSSSKYRGGSSSSSSDDEEEVVREGKKRGSQSQAQSATTTTTTALGGPAINDDLERQLRERALKSMKKQQSSTSD, encoded by the exons ATGATGTTCACG GGCAcgaatcagcagcaggactCCCGGTTCTCggacaaggagaagaagctgctgaaacaaATGAAGTTCAGCGACAACCTGAACAAGCGCGTCGATATGTCGAAGGTGAAGCTGGACGTACTGCGTCCGTGGATTAGCCAGAAGATCACGGACATGCTGAACATCGAGGATGATGTGATCGTCGAGTTTGTGTACAACCagctggaggaggaaaagtttcCCTGTCCGAAAAAGATGCAGATCAACCTGACCGGCTTTCTCAATGGCAAGAATGCGCGCGTGTTCATGGAGGACCtgtggtcgctgctgctgtcggcacAGGAATCGGAAGCCGGCATACCGGCCGAGTTCATAcagcagaaaaaggaagaaattcTGAAGCGCGAAGAGGAAGCTCGTCTGCAGCAGGAGGAaggtggccgtggtggtggtcgccgtTCGAGAAGCCGCACTCGGGACAAGGAAGATGcaaccggcactggcactgctgctagtggtggtgttggtggtaaaTCTAAACCGAAAAACACTGTGCGCCAGATGtacaaaccggaaccggaggacTATGTtgatgaggaggaaaaaatgATCGAGGAATTCATCGAAGCGGACGTGCCGAAAGAGTCCAAAAAACCGCCAGCGGCACCCCCTGTACCCACGGAAAGTGGCGTAAAGAGCAGCGACCCCGCTAAAGGAGCGCCAGCGTCGGAGAAGAACTCACGCGACCATTCGGTAGCGCGGCGGAAATCCGTGGAACGTGGGAAATCCGGCGAGCGGCAGGATCGGAACCGAAGGAAATCGCGCGATAGGTCACGGTCTAGAAATGACCGAAGAGGTGGTTCACGAGATCGGCGTGCTTCATCTCGCGATCGTCGCTCTTCACGCGATCGCCGGCGCTCTAGATCCGGTGGGCGCCGATCACCCGTTGACCGTGCGCGTAAACGTGGTAGCCGTTCGCCACGCGATAGACGGGCCAATGATCgtgatggtcgtcgtcggtcacgCAGTAGCTCTCTGTCCAAGAAAGAGAACAGTAAGAACG GAAACGGCAATTCGGCCGCTCTGTCGAAACTGCAATCCAAGCTCATGAACATGGCTGAAGGGAAGAAGGGTCAGGGCAAGAAAGGAAGCCCTAGCCACTCATCGGCCGGTTCTCGATCTCGTAGTCGGTCTGGATCCGTGAAACCGAACAATCGCAAAAAGCCGTCGGTCAGTCGTTCACGATCGGGATCGAAACTAAG AAAATCGGCAAAAGGACGTCCCGGAAGCCGATCTCATAGTTCGAACGATTCTTCTGATTCCTCCTCGTCCAGTAGCGAAGATGAGCCGAAAACGAAGGCGACCGGGGGCGGTGCGAAGAAGCGTAATGGACGGAGCAGTCGTAGCCGGAGCCACAGTCGACCGAACCGTCGAGATACATCACGTTCCGGCAGCAGCCGTTCTCCTTCGAGGGGACGCAAAGGATCGGACGATTTCGAGAtccagaaaaaggaaaacagtgTCCAGAAGAAGCGTCACTATCGCTCGAATAAGGACTCATCGGATTCGGAGGCGGCCGAAGCACATACCGCCAAAGGAGCACCACGCCGTCGGCCACCGGATGCAGATAATGATTCAGATCGTCGGAAACCGATGGCTGGGAGGGGAGGTGGTCGAGAACGCGATCGACGGTCTGTTTCGCGTGGACGTGGTCGTGAAGATGGTCCCCGCGGAGGCCGTAATGCGCGATCCCGATCTCGTTCCCGGTCACGCAATCGTTCCCGATCACCGAGGCGAGGTCGCTCGCGATCTCCTGGCCGTCCGATTGGTCGTGGGAATGCTCG TGATGGCAATTTCAATCGACATCGTTCACCTCcgtctcgtggtggtggtggtggtccaggaCGAGGACAAGACAATCGAGATCgcgaccgtgaccgtgaccgCGAGAGGGACCGGGagcagcgcgatcgcgaacgagagcgagatcGTGACAGGTCCGGCGGAGGTAATGCGCAAAACCAGCGTTTTGGAGGAGGACCTTCGAGTCCATCGCGTGGCAGGCGACCGAACTCTCGGGAACGGGATCGAATGCAGAATGAAAGGGATCGTCGTACCGGCGATGGAGGTCGTAACCGTGATGCTGCGAATGCACCGAAGTGGCGTCGTTCGGCCGATCGTGGGGAACAGCAGCGAGGCCACCAGCAAATGGGACCACCGGCGTCGAACCGCTACGACGAGCGTGATCATCGCAACAATCGTGAGGCTACCGGTAACCGTTCCTCAACCGGTGGCCAAGAGCGCGACAgtgtagagcagcagcaccagcagcaacaggaccgTCTGAATCGTAGCGGAAGTGGATCGGTACGGGGTGGACGCAAAACCTCCGAAAGCCCTGCCGGATCTACCGGTAGCCATCGTCAGTCAGCTTCTAGAAACTCTAATACACGCGAATCGAGCGACAGGCTGGCCGAGGATGCTGCAGCCGAACGGCAACGCAGCTCAACGGAGCATGGATCCGCCGAGAGGGCTGATGATCGCCGTGCTGGTGCACgtaagccacacacacagcaaccagcaacagctaGCGCCGCCCCTGTGGTAGCTTCGGAAACGAAGAAACTGAACGATCAAATTGTTCCAAAGGAAACGGTATCGGCGAGCAGCAAACGTGCCACTGCAGCGGTGGCAACGAATGAGGACAAGAGGGAGTCCAAATCGTCATCTGGCTCAACGCGCAGTGCCCGGTACAGTAGCAGCCTCTCACGGACACCTTCTCCCTTCCTGAAACCTCACGAACGCGAAGCGTCAGATCTTGTCGCCTCGGGTCCTGGTCAGCGAGAGGAAAAAACCAATGTATCTGCAGCAGCCGCTAGTGCCAGTACTGCGACTACTGCCGGATCTTCTGTTTCTCAAAAAGCACAGAAACAGCCGAAAGCAGCTAGCACTAAGCAAGAATCGGCTGTCAGTTCGGGCAGtgaagacgaggaggaggacgacgatagTTCGGGAAGCGAGAGTGAAGATTCgaggaaagcgaagaagaagctatCTCGcaaggatgaagatgatcggAGGCAACGGGAGGCAGCCGCATTGCTggctgccgcagcagcacgcaaAGCGGAAAAGCTCAAGAAACGAAAGGCGGACGCGAAAAAGCAGTCTGGAAAACGTcgctcatcatcctcctcttcatccagcagtgaggaagaggacgatgaTCGCAACGCCAAGGATGGCAAATCGTCGGACGAGAGCGACGATAGCGATAGGcggaaattgaaaagcaaaGATCGACGTCCACCAAAGAAAGCCACTcgcaaagaagaagcaacgaaGACTGGCACCGCCGTGGAGGATCATCGGAGCAAATCATCGAACACCGCGACCGTTGCTCCGGCGAAGGAAAGCGACGTGACGGCGCGAAAGGTTCACCGAGACAGCGGCTCTAGTACACTTGCTGCCGATTCACAGCCAGGCAAGAAGCGCAAACACTCGACCACGGTTGAAGTCGATGAGAGCAAggcgaagcaaaaggaaagttCCAGCTACCTGTCCTCGAAAGCGAAATCAACTGCCTCCAACAGTGCCAGCTCCGGTGTGAAACCGGCTGGTGCCATTGCAGAACCCGAGTCATCCTCTTCAAGCGACTCCACGGAACGCCACCGCAAGAAGCGCcgcaaggagaagaagcgtCCACGGGACGCTTCGGAGGAGGGTAGTTCCTCCGATTCCGAGTCCGGCAGTCGGCGCAAGAAGCACAAGAAACACCGGAAGCATAGCaagaaacacaagaaacaCAAGAAGCATAAGAAATCGAGcaaaggaggaggtggtggtggcggaagcAGCAGTAAGTACCGAGGTGGcagctcctcgtcctcgtccgacgatgaggaagaggtGGTGCGCGAAGGGAAGAAACGCGGATCACAGTCGCAGGCCCAAtcagcgacgacaacgacgacgacggcgctcggTGGGCCAGCCATTAACGATGATCTAGAGCGGCAGTTGCGCGAACGGGCGCTCAAATCGATGAAGAAACAGCAGAGTAGCACCTCCGACTGA
- the LOC125953858 gene encoding 40S ribosomal protein S4, with product MARGPKKHLKRLNAPRGWMLDKTGGTFAPRPSTGPHKLRESLPLVIFLRNRLKYALTNTEVTKIVMQRHIKIDGRVRTDPNYPAGFMDVINIEKTGENFRLIYDVKGRFTVHRITPEEAKYKLLKVKRVQIGPKKVPFLLTHDGRTIRYPDPAIHQNDSIQYDIATGKVMEVLKFEPGNLCMITGGRNLGRCGTVMQREKHPGSFEIVHVKDATGHTFATRLSNVFIIGKGTKAFISLPKGKGVKLSISEERDRRLANKAAH from the exons ATG GCGCGCGGACCGAAGAAACATTTGAAGCGTTTAAATGCTCCACGAGGATGGATGTTGGACAAGACCGGTGGCACCTTTGCCCCGCGTCCGTCCACCGGCCCCCACAAGCTGCGTGagtcgctgccgctggtgatCTTCCTGCGTAACCGCCTGAAGTACGCGCTCACCAACACCGAGGTGACGAAGATTGTGATGCAGCGTCACATCAAGATCGACGGCAGGGTTCGCACCGATCCCAACTACCCGGCTGGCTTCATGG ATGTGATCAACATCGAGAAGACCGGTGAGAACTTCCGTCTCATCTACGACGTCAAGGGACGCTTCACGGTGCACCGCATCACGCCCGAGGAGGCCAAGTACAAGCTGCTGAAGGTGAAGCGCGTCCAGATTGGACCGAAGAAGGTGCCGTTCCTGCTGACGCACGATGGACGTACCATTCGCTACCCGGATCCGGCCATCCACCAGAACGACTCGATCCAGTACGATATCGCCACCGGTAAGGTGATGGAGGTGCTGAAGTTCGAACCCGGCAACCTGTGCATGATTACTGGCGGAAGAAATTTGGGTCGTTGCGGTACGGTCATGCAGCGCGAGAAGCATCCGGGATCGTTCGAGATCGTGCACGTGAAGGATGCGACTGGCCATACCTTCGCCACCCGTCTCTCCAACGTGTTCATCATCGGAAAGGGCACGAAGGCTTTCATCTCGCTGCCGAAGGGCAAGGGTGTTAAGCTTTCCATTTCCGAGGAGCGCGACCGTCGATTGGCCAACAAGGCGGCCCATTAA
- the LOC125953860 gene encoding trypsin 3A1-like: MLKSALVVALLVGCCFASWEDDLYLSKRRLPLGLVPPIPLPTVGSGRIVGGSEVNIANFPYILSLRQNGAHICGASVISDNYALSAAHCTFPPPAPAAISLRGGSSDRTTGGVLFQAAEIINHPEYSNSNLDFDVCLIRITTSFVGANIARIALAPEGTDYPAGTRTVVSGWGLTSAISPLPINLMAAEVPLISQESCRSTWGAASVTDNMICASEPGRDACNGDSGGPLTNNGRQIGIVSWGSPLCLGNLPGVYARVAAPGIRGFIRDRTGV, translated from the exons ATGCTAAAGTCCGCGCTCGTTGTAGCCCTGTTGGTCGGTTGCTGCTTCGCCAGCTGGGAGGATGATCTATACCTCTCGAAGCGTCGCCTTCCTCTTGGTCTAGTGCCACCCATTCCCCTACCGACTGTTGGCAGTGGTCGTATCGTCGGTGGATCGGAGGTTAACATCGCCAACTTCCCTTACATCTTGTCGCTGCGCCAGAATGGTGCCCACATCTGTGGCGCCTCGGTGATCTCGGACAATTACGCCCTTTCTGCTGCCCACTGTACCTtcccgccaccagcaccagccgcg aTTTCGCTGCGCGGTGGTAGCAGTGATAGGACGACAGGCGGTGTCCTGTTCCAGGCAGCCGAAATCATTAACCACCCAGAGTACTCCAACAGTAATCTGGACTTTGACGTGTGCCTCATTCGCATTACGACATCGTTCGTTGGTGCGAACATTGCCCGGATCGCCCTGGCCCCAGAAGGTACGGACTATCCAGCCGGAACGCGCACGGTTGTATCGGGCTGGGGTCTTACCAGCGCTATCAGCCCGCTGCCGATCAATCTGATGGCTGCCGAGGTGCCGCTTATCTCACAGGAAAGCTGCCGCAGCACCTGGGGTGCGGCCAGCGTCACCGATAA CATGATCTGTGCCAGCGAACCAGGACGTGATGCATGCAATGGGGACAGTGGTGGTCCACTCACCAACAACGGACGCCAGATCGGTATCGTATCCTGGGGATCACCCCTGTGCCTCGGTAATCTACCGGGCGTGTATGCTCGCGTTGCTGCCCCAGGCATTCGCGGCTTCATTCGTGATAGAACCGGAGTTTAG
- the LOC125953851 gene encoding paternally-expressed gene 3 protein, translating to MKLFATILIVACLAASNLASPAPDCPPSGHVHGGYSYEAPSVQLSVGKAINSVSVTPGFSSYSVDGDVKYASVGPSYSSYEASPAYSAYGSSEADLKLTSYVPAVKTVAAAPAVTYAKTAGVVYADKSPAATFASVVPSGISYSKTIAAAPAYVAPVVNKVYTSAPATTYVSKEYLPAAVKTSELSYVAQPAVSKYVAGPAVASYVSSPAVSYSSSAAIPVAKVASYAAAPVAKVATYEAAPAVAYTASYAPAAKVAAYTPAATYASYSPAVKVASYAPAASYASYSPATTYSSYAPAATYSSYAPAAKIVSYSPAVTSYAAYAPAAKVAYAAPAASYASSYATTSKLAYAAPAVTKTVVSAAPAVATYSYAAPAVTKYAATPAVASYSYAAPAVTKYAAAGPAVASYSYAAPTVTKYAAAPAVSTAYVSSPTVTKYSTGAAVSGYVAPYSAAAYAPAVSKYVSTPAVSSYYATPAVSKVVATPAVSSYYATPAVSKVVSSPASYASYASVPATYSAGYVAAPAVAKVATASYGPAVATYSSGAAVSSYSHGSDYSSYSVAPAVSKVVATPAVAAYSAGPAYSAYSVAPAVSKVVATPAVAAYSAVPAVSKVYSTPAVAAYSAGPAYSTYSAAPVVSKVYSTPAVAAYSAGPAYSGYSAGPAITNYATGSAAIAGYATTGSSHGYYAAGPAVSSAHYGGFRYAAAAPALTTAYTAPATVVKTVAPATVVKTVAEKYVEHYDDNARYAFEYGVNDPLTGDIKHQKEERDGDVVRGQYSLVEPDGNVRTVDYYADWATGFHATVTNSRDQVHATKVLGKRDTVKA from the exons ATGAAG CTGTTCGCTACAATTCTGATTGTGGCTTGCCTTGCGGCATCGAACCTAGCGAGCCCAGCCCCGGACTGCCCACCGAGCGGCCATGTACATGGGGGATACTCCTACGAAGCGCCATCGGTCCAGCTGTCGGTCGGTAAGGCCATCAACTCGGTGAGCGTGACGCCCGGTTTCTCCTCGTACTCGGTCGATGGTGACGTGAAGTACGCCTCGGTTGGACCCTCGTACAGCTCGTACGAAGCCTCGCCAGCCTACAGCGCGTACGGTTCGTCGGAAGCCGACCTCAAGCTGACCAGCTACGTGCCGGCAGTGAAGACGGTAGCGGCCGCTCCGGCCGTCACCTACGCCAAGACGGCCGGTGTCGTCTACGCGGACAAATCACCGGCAGCCACCTTTGCCTCGGTTGTACCGTCGGGCATCAGCTACAGCAAGACGATCGCGGCCGCACCAGCCTATGTCGCACCGGTGGTCAACAAGGTGTACACCAGCGCTCCGGCCACTACCTACGTCTCGAAGGAGTACCTTCCGGCCGCCGTCAAGACCAGCGAGCTGTCCTACGTAGCCCAGCCGGCCGTCAGCAAGTATGTGGCCGGTCCGGCCGTCGCCTCGTACGTCTCGAGCCCAGCGGTCAGCTACTCGTCGTCCGCTGCCATTCCAGTGGCCAAGGTTGCCAGCTATGCGGCTGCCCCGGTTGCCAAGGTCGCCACTTATGAGGCTGCCCCGGCCGTTGCCTACACTGCTTCCTATGCTCCGGCGGCCAAGGTTGCCGCGTACACTCCAGCCGCTACCTACGCCAGCTACAGTCCTGCCGTCAAGGTTGCCTCGTATGCTCCGGCTGCCAGCTATGCCAGCTACAGCCCGGCCACCACCTACTCCAGCTACGCACCGGCCGCTACCTACTCCAGCTACGCGCCGGCCGCTAAGATTGTCTCGTACAGCCCGGCCGTCACCAGCTATGCTGCCTATGCTCCGGCTGCTAAGGTCGCCTATGCTGCCCCGGCTGCCAGCTATGCCAGCTCGTATGCTACCACCTCCAAGCTGGCCTATGCCGCTCCAGCTGTTACCAAGACTGTCGTGTCGGCCGCTCCAGCAGTCGCCACTTACTCCTATGCTGCTCCAGCGGTCACCAAGTATGCCGCGACTCCAGCTGTGGCTTCGTACTCGTATGCTGCTCcggccgtcaccaagtacgCTGCCGCTGGTCCTGCCGTGGCCTCGTACTCCTATGCTGCCCCGACCGTCACCAAGTACGCCGCTGCCCCGGCTGTATCGACGGCGTACGTGTCCAGCCCAACCGTCACCAAGTACAGCACCGGTGCCGCCGTGAGTGGCTACGTGGCGCCTTACTCCGCTGCCGCCTATGCCCCAGCCGTTAGCAAGTACGTCTCGACACCGGCCGTATCCTCGTACTACGCTACCCCCGCTGTGTCGAAGGTCGTTGCCACTCCGGCCGTATCGTCGTACTACGCCACACCCGCCGTCTCGAAGGTCGTTTCGTCCCCAGCCAGCTATGCTTCGTACGCTAGTGTGCCGGCCACATACTCCGCGGGATACGTAGCAGCCCCAGCCGTTGCTAAGGTAGCCACCGCCAGCTATGGACCGGCCGTCGCTACCTACAGCTCCGGTGCCGCCGTCTCTAGCTATAGCCACGGATCGGACTACTCGTCCTACTCCGTAGCGCCGGCTGTTTCTAAGGTGGTCGCTACTCCGGCCGTCGCTGCATACAGCGCTGGACCAGCCTATTCTGCGTACTCCGTAGCGCCAGCCGTCTCGAAGGTCGTCGCCACGCCGGCCGTCGCTGCATACAGCGCGGTTCCGGCCGTCTCCAAGGTCTACTCGACTCCGGCCGTTGCTGCCTACAGTGCTGGCCCAGCCTACTCGACCTACTCCGCTGCCCCGGTCGTTTCCAAGGTGTACTCGACTCCTGCCGTTGCTGCGTACAGTGCCGGCCCGGCTTACTCAGGATACTCGGCTGGTCCTGCCATCACCAACTACGCCACGGGCTCGGCCGCCATCGCTGGCTATGCCACGACAGGATCCTCCCACGGATACTACGCTGCTGGTCCAGCGGTGAGCAGTGCTCACTATGGTGGATTCCGTTACGCGGCTGCCGCTCCGGCCCTTACCACTGCCTACActgcaccggccaccgtcgtcaAGACCGTTGCCCCGGCCACCGTCGTCAAGACGGTCGCCGAGAAGTACGTGGAACACTAC GATGATAACGCACGTTATGCCTTCGAGTATGGCGTCAACGATCCGCTGACCGGTGATATCAAGCACCAGAAGGAGGAGCGCGACGGTGATGTCGTGCGCGGTCAGTACTCGCTGGTTGAGCCGGACGGTAATGTGCGCACCGTCGACTACTACGCCGACTGGGCCACCGGATTCCATGCCACCGTGACCAACAGCCGGGATCAGGTGCACGCCACCAAGGTGCTCGGCAAGCGTGACACCGTGAAGGCGTAA
- the LOC125953856 gene encoding uncharacterized protein LOC125953856 has product MLPIKRLLLGLAIGAIGSVSSYKDDLHDYAPQYAHPAYSFSYGVKDLHSGDVKSQWETRDDGIVKGHYSVVEPDGSIREVDYTADSKTGFNAVVKTHGPNAHPVKDEHNEHHHYYDEHHSQSKINHFSKGQDHLILSSDLPHHEKEIAEISEKKRPIPSILELKPHVNLEKPLVAYKHYEPPKTIFKHQHYSYDELKPHHASSGAEYEHGHKHYAPESSDFFSESVEEDKDLFKPSIRIEEVKAPDLSKLRPISPDVDFSKITESELGPYYTKDSFRPFAQYSNTVSHPVTLQKAKVHTVHVDSRPKKNLLKPLTTPGLKNFATPSVYKFNARTGPVHRPDYSSYFKAKGARQARTGPVLFVPNEQKEASQRMVQSMLSRQQSRKHPVYATNYA; this is encoded by the exons CGTCTACTGCTTGGTCTCGCCATCGGGGCAATTGGTTCGGTCTCTTCCTATAAAGACGATCTTCATGACTACGCCCCACAATAC GCTCACCCGGCGTACTCGTTCAGCTACGGCGTCAAGGATCTGCATAGTGGCGACGTCAAGTCACAGTGGGAGACGCGCGATGATGGAATCGTCAAGGGACACTACAGCGTCGTCGAACCGGACGGTTCGATCCGCGAGGTGGACTATACGGCCGACTCGAAGACGGGCTTCAATGCGGTCGTCAAAACACACGGTCCGAATGCGCATCCGGTGAAGGATGAACACAACGAGCATCACCACTACTACGACGAGCATCACTCGCAGTCGAAGATCAATCACTTCAGCAAGGGACAGGATCATCTGATCCTGAGCTCCGATCTGCCGCACCACGAGAAGGAGATTGCCGAGATCAGCGAGAAGAAGCGTCCGATCCCGTCGATACTGGAGCTGAAGCCACACGTCAACCTGGAGAAACCACTGGTCGCCTACAAGCACTACGAGCCGCCGAAGACGATCTTCAAGCATCAGCACTACTCGTACGACGAGCTGAAGCCTCACCACGCCTCGAGCGGCGCAGAGTACGAGCACGGCCATAAGCACTACGCACCGGAATCGTCCGACTTCTTCTCGGAATCGGTCGAAGAAGATAAGGACCTATTCAAACCGAGCATCCGCATCGAGGAAGTGAAGGCACCGGATCTATCCAAGCTGAGGCCCATCTCACCGGACGTAGACTTTTCGAAGATCACGGAAAGTGAGCTCGGTCCGTACTACACCAAGGACAGCTTCCGGCCGTTCGCTCAGTACAGCAACACCGTCTCGCACCCGGTGACGCTGCAGAAGGCCAAGGTACACACGGTGCACGTGGATAGTCGGCCGAAGAAAAACCTGCTAAAACCCCTCACCACACCCGGGCTGAAGAACTTTGCCACACCGTCGGTCTACAAGTTCAATGCACGCACCGGTCCCGTCCACCGGCCCGACTACTCGAGTTACTTCAAGGCGAAGGGAGCGCGCCAGGCACGCACCGGTCCCGTCCTGTTCGTCCCGAACGAGCAGAAGGAAGCCTCGCAGCGCATGGTCCAATCGATGCTGTCACGGCAGCAATCGCGCAAACATCCGGTCTACGCTACTAATTACGCTTAA